A window from Acropora palmata chromosome 14, jaAcrPala1.3, whole genome shotgun sequence encodes these proteins:
- the LOC141865624 gene encoding uncharacterized protein LOC141865624 — protein MLEEDAREPILIAKNSQFTTLLVRSVHERQLHVGVTDTVVALRKRFWLPSARSEIARVLNQCVTCRYQKGGAYKLPPSPPLPDFSLNMVKPFSTVGTDFTGHLMVKNDNKTEKCYLCLFTCSTTRNVNLEIVDDMTADQFLLAFKHHCAVYGTPSLILCDNAKTFQKAGEEIQNYVTGLPHPVVDPEELEDEDFNEHDQLNKALKRRSLLFQHFVQRFKSECLASLREQHVYQSKKQGSQEEIIKVGDVVLMHAENVPRSSWKLAIVKKLLRGSDGLVRAAEIKTHSGVTNRSIHLLYPLEVTRTDPKEHFTGTELQIPHTQKHSEEANELLHAPTLGMWNLSTSNQDSLRYY, from the exons ATGCTCGAAGAAGATGCAAGAGAACCAATTCTCATCGCTAAAAATTCTCAGTTTACGACTTTGCTTGTGCGTTCAGTCCATGAGAGACAGCTTCATGTTGGAGTAACAGACACTGTTGTAGCCCTGCGAAAGAGATTTTGGTTGCCATCAGCACGAAGTGAAATTGCAAGGGTGCTCAATCAATGTGTCACATGCCGATACCAGAAAGGCGGAGCATACAAGCTCCCCCCTTCACCCCCTTTGCCTGACTTTAGCCTTAACATGGTGAAACCATTCTCCACAGTGGGGACTGATTTTACCGGCCATCTGATGGTCAAGAATGATAACAAGACAGAGAAATGTTACCTCTGCCTGTTCACTTGTAGCACCACTCGCAATGTCAATTTGGAGATTGTTGATGACATGACAGCCGATCAGTTCCTTCTTGCATTCAAACATCACTGTGCCGTCTACGGAACTCCTTCACTGATCCTCTGTGATAATGCCAAAACATTTCAGAAAGCGGGTGAAGAAATTCAGAATTA TGTTACTGGTTTGCCACACCCTGTTGTTGATCCTGAGGAGTTGGAAGATGAAGACTTCAATGAACATGATCAACTTAATAAGGCCTTGAAACGACGCTCATTGCTGTTTCAGCACTTCGTCCAACGATTCAAAAGTGAGTGCCTTGCTTCGCTGCGAGAGCAACATGTGTATCAGTCTAAGAAGCAAGGATCCCAAGAGGAGATTATTAAAGTCGGGGATGTCGTACTTATGCACGCTGAAAATGTTCCTCGAAGTTCCTGGAAGTTAGCCATTGTAAAGAAACTTCTCCGTGGCAGTGATGGTCTAGTTAGAGCTGCAGAGATTAAAACACACTCAGGAGTCACCAACCGTTCAATACATCTCTTGTATCCCTTGGAAGTCACACGGACGGATCCTAAGGAACACTTTACAGGAACTGAACTGCAGATTCCACACACTCAGAAACACTCAGAAGAAGCAAACGAATTGCTTCACGCCCCCACCCTCGGTATGTGGAATCTGTCAACTAGCAATCAAGACTCACTGAGATACTATTAA
- the LOC141865625 gene encoding uncharacterized protein LOC141865625, producing the protein MMRTLSFSITRQVMKDADMNLHQWFTNSPALTTIIDKVGTGSERDQAGLLGMTWNPKKDTLQLPRKATVIPLGVRFTKRQVFSLASSTFDPIGLISPVLVPAKKFISFPWDKGFDWDEILPDDLQQQYNQIAKEVEADSAFVTSRYLGFDKTSPVEMNAFCDACPTTATGCYVFFVQNEKVRFIGSKAKLSSSKHARTVPQWELIAMVIGARLGAAIRGMFSKDFPSISSYYWTDSTICLYWLFSTKQLPVFICNRTTEILRLTDLSSWSHVSSANNPADILSRGCSADEPLQSALWERGPP; encoded by the coding sequence ATGATGAGAACACTGTCGTTCAGTATTACACGGCAGGTTATGAAGGATGCTGACATGAATCTGCACCAGTGGTTCACAAATTCGCCAGCACTGACTACCATTATTGACAAGGTGGGGACTGGATCTGAGAGAGATCAAGCTGGCCTGTTAGGCATGACGTGGAACCCCAAGAAAGACACGCTACAGCTCCCAAGGAAAGCTACTGTAATTCCTCTTGGCGTGAGGTTCACCAAACGACAAGTCTTCAGTTTAGCTTCATCCACGTTTGATCCTATTGGCCTCATCTCCCCTGTCCTAGTTCCAGCCaagaaattcatttcattcccgtGGGATAAGGGATTTGACTGGGATGAAATTCTCCCTGACGACCTCCAGCAACAGTACAACCAAATTGCCAAAGAAGTTGAGGCAGATTCAGCATTTGTCACCTCACGTTATTTAGGCTTTGACAAAACTTCACCAGTAGAAATGAACGCATTTTGTGATGCCTGCCCAACCACTGCAACGGGTTGCTATGTCTTCTTTGTTCAGAATGAGAAGGTCAGATTCATTGGCTCCAAGGCCAAACTTTCCTCATCTAAACATGCACGCACAGTTCCCCAGTGGGAATTAATTGCCATGGTAATCGGTGCTCGCCTTGGTGCAGCCATTAGAGGAATGTTCAGCAAGGATTTTCCATCCATCTCATCATACTACTGGACTGACTCCACCATTTGTCTTTATTGGCTGTTCAGTACCAAGCAACTCCCAGTCTTCATTTGCAATCGGACAACAGAGATCTTGAGACTTACTGACCTATCCAGCTGGTCCCATGTCAGCTCAGCAAACAATCCTGCAGACATACTCTCCCGTGGATGCAGTGCAGATGAGCCCCTTCAATCAGCACTGTGGGAAAGAGGTCCTCCATGA